From one Chloroflexota bacterium genomic stretch:
- a CDS encoding AAA family ATPase encodes MNSTQPIRLLLVDAERDTLSALEQLLSLESTIQIVGTATSLHDALFAAEQKMPDVVLVAVVGGQGADGLQISQAIAERLPATRILMVIPKSLASAEYLQRVLLAGAREFIIRPFESAELLEGIRRTAYAAPSAGPMPLSPGSVIPGSAPRLAAIAPPPPPPPSRHGRIIAVYSANGGIGRTTLAVNLAIALQTGGIERVALMDASLRYGDVGVYMNLRSQRTITDICSSNGKVDLAALPDVLAAHHSGVKVLLAPASPELADTLTPHAVDQVLNALRDQFDYVIVDTFSALDETMLTILDHADRIVLVATSEVHVVKNMRLFLEVAELLKYPANKMMLVLNRHNPKGRVSPKEIESAIGQPIVAVIERDDKTAVEAVQSGLPFVISSPKTPISQVVLHLAQHMAPELRAAGSRPKHGLFGAR; translated from the coding sequence ATGAACTCAACGCAACCGATCCGACTCCTGTTAGTCGACGCCGAGCGGGACACGCTGTCTGCGCTTGAGCAGTTGCTGTCCCTTGAGTCTACCATCCAGATTGTGGGTACGGCGACCTCGCTGCACGACGCGTTGTTTGCGGCCGAGCAGAAGATGCCCGACGTCGTGCTGGTGGCGGTGGTGGGCGGCCAGGGCGCCGATGGTCTGCAGATTAGCCAGGCGATTGCCGAGCGCTTGCCCGCCACGCGCATCTTGATGGTGATTCCCAAGTCGCTGGCGAGCGCGGAATATCTGCAGCGCGTACTGCTGGCTGGCGCGCGCGAGTTTATCATCCGGCCGTTTGAGTCGGCAGAACTGCTGGAAGGGATCCGGCGCACCGCGTACGCTGCGCCGTCGGCTGGCCCTATGCCGCTGTCGCCCGGCAGCGTGATACCCGGCTCGGCGCCGCGCCTGGCCGCGATCGCTCCGCCGCCACCGCCACCGCCGTCGCGGCACGGTCGAATCATTGCCGTGTACAGCGCCAACGGCGGCATCGGGCGCACCACGCTGGCGGTTAACCTGGCCATTGCGCTGCAAACCGGCGGGATCGAACGGGTCGCGCTGATGGATGCCAGCCTGCGCTACGGCGACGTGGGCGTGTACATGAACCTGCGCTCCCAGCGCACGATCACCGATATTTGCTCGTCCAACGGCAAGGTGGACCTGGCGGCGTTGCCCGACGTGCTGGCCGCGCACCACAGCGGCGTTAAGGTCCTGCTGGCGCCGGCGTCGCCGGAGCTTGCCGACACGCTGACGCCGCATGCCGTTGACCAGGTGTTGAACGCGCTGCGCGACCAGTTCGACTATGTGATCGTGGACACATTCAGCGCGCTCGACGAGACGATGCTGACGATCCTCGACCATGCCGACCGGATCGTGCTGGTCGCCACCAGCGAGGTGCATGTCGTCAAGAACATGCGGCTGTTCCTGGAGGTTGCGGAACTGCTCAAATACCCGGCGAATAAGATGATGCTGGTGCTGAACCGGCATAACCCCAAAGGACGCGTGTCGCCCAAGGAGATCGAATCTGCCATCGGCCAGCCGATCGTCGCCGTGATCGAGCGCGACGACAAGACGGCGGTCGAGGCGGTGCAGTCCGGCCTGCCGTTCGTCATCAGCAGTCCCAAAACGCCGATCAGCCAGGTGGTGTTACACCTGGCGCAGCACATGGCGCCCGAGTTGCGCGCGGCCGGTTCCCGGCCGAAGCACGGGCTGTTCGGAGCACGCTAG
- a CDS encoding HEPN domain-containing protein, with protein MAENAQDWLRYAQSDLRTAEILQHVDDFPTAIHAFHCQQAIEKSLKAYLVASAKHFLLRQNLTYLLGLCVSVDAAFRQFERPVAALVPFTTQSVYPADIEAAPTIEQSGEYYQYALSIVRFVAAQLGKPR; from the coding sequence GTGGCTGAAAATGCTCAAGACTGGCTGCGCTATGCGCAGTCCGACCTTAGAACCGCGGAGATTCTGCAGCACGTCGACGACTTCCCGACGGCGATCCACGCCTTTCATTGCCAGCAGGCGATCGAAAAGAGCCTGAAGGCATATCTGGTGGCGAGCGCCAAGCACTTTTTGCTGCGCCAGAACCTGACCTACCTGCTGGGGCTGTGTGTCTCGGTCGATGCGGCGTTCCGCCAGTTTGAGCGGCCGGTGGCGGCGCTCGTGCCGTTTACGACGCAATCGGTCTACCCGGCTGATATTGAAGCGGCGCCGACGATCGAGCAATCCGGGGAATATTATCAATACGCGCTGAGCATTGTCCGTTTTGTGGCGGCGCAATTGGGCAAGCCGCGCTAG
- the cpaB gene encoding Flp pilus assembly protein CpaB translates to MQRSGRVLILLGILLGGLALIASFVFLNPDRNRAQVEVQTTKVVVARRAIAPRATVTTDTIGLADWPTASVPRGALTDPVDAYNRLAATQIAEGQVILPGMLIDKEIEETRRGAGSQASYIVPNGLVAMAYAIDAVSGVASALREGDHVDVLASYDVASTGNITTGVTRRQITQIALQDVEVLKVGLWSASAEAGAQSYVTFLLTPQDALTLKFLRETSSGLHLVLRAAGDHQRFRTQPIVVEYVDIRFGFNGMLVK, encoded by the coding sequence ATGCAACGAAGCGGGCGCGTTCTGATCCTGCTGGGCATTCTGCTCGGCGGCCTCGCACTCATCGCGTCATTTGTCTTTCTCAACCCCGATCGCAATCGGGCGCAGGTGGAAGTGCAGACGACCAAAGTCGTCGTGGCGCGCCGGGCGATTGCGCCGCGCGCGACGGTGACAACCGATACGATCGGGCTGGCCGACTGGCCAACCGCCTCCGTGCCGCGCGGCGCGCTGACCGATCCGGTCGACGCGTACAACCGGCTGGCGGCGACGCAGATCGCCGAGGGGCAGGTCATCCTGCCCGGCATGCTGATCGACAAAGAGATCGAGGAGACGCGCCGCGGCGCCGGCAGCCAGGCCTCATACATTGTCCCGAACGGCCTGGTGGCGATGGCATACGCGATCGACGCCGTCAGCGGCGTAGCATCGGCGCTGCGCGAAGGCGACCACGTGGACGTGCTGGCGTCCTACGATGTCGCCTCGACCGGCAACATCACGACCGGCGTCACCCGGCGGCAGATCACCCAGATCGCGCTGCAGGACGTCGAGGTGCTCAAGGTCGGCCTCTGGTCGGCGAGCGCTGAGGCGGGCGCGCAGTCGTACGTGACCTTCCTGCTGACGCCGCAGGACGCGCTGACGCTCAAGTTCCTGCGCGAGACGTCATCGGGGCTGCATCTCGTCCTGCGCGCGGCGGGCGACCACCAGCGCTTCCGGACCCAGCCGATCGTCGTGGAATACGTGGATATTCGCTTCGGCTTCAACGGCATGCTCGTCAAGTGA
- a CDS encoding pilus assembly protein, translated as MSIVARMRQAGQSLVEFAAIASLLFLIVFGILEFSRAYFYYNTVLSAAEEGARYGIVNQNTACVTQVALQRVVAVGMTSSDVTVTCLNDAGATGSSYCSFGNRIQVGTSYTFSPIVSFIPSLPLAATATMRIGRTNNNSTCN; from the coding sequence ATGAGCATTGTCGCGCGCATGCGGCAGGCCGGGCAATCGCTGGTTGAGTTTGCAGCGATCGCTTCCCTGCTGTTTCTGATCGTGTTCGGCATTCTGGAGTTCTCGCGCGCCTATTTCTATTACAACACCGTCCTGAGCGCGGCGGAAGAAGGCGCGCGCTACGGGATAGTTAACCAGAATACGGCATGCGTCACGCAGGTCGCTTTGCAGCGCGTCGTCGCGGTGGGTATGACATCCAGCGACGTTACGGTCACCTGCTTGAACGATGCCGGCGCCACCGGCAGCAGCTACTGCTCGTTTGGCAATCGGATCCAGGTGGGCACCAGTTACACGTTCTCGCCGATCGTGTCGTTTATTCCGAGTTTGCCGCTGGCGGCGACGGCGACCATGCGGATTGGCCGTACGAACAATAATAGCACGTGCAATTAA
- a CDS encoding pilus assembly protein: MVGVLHRKNSRAQSVIEFALVLPFLILLLAGVVDFANAFRIYIALTNAAREGAYYAALPDGTSATVCSRVQESLSGTLTVACGDVTVSYPALSGTITCAGGSAAAGCPVRVAVAYSLTPYFAGIIGFSTIPLMGQADMMVLTTGN; the protein is encoded by the coding sequence ATGGTCGGAGTATTGCACCGCAAAAACAGCCGGGCGCAGAGCGTGATCGAGTTCGCGCTCGTGTTGCCGTTCCTCATCCTCCTGCTGGCCGGCGTGGTTGACTTCGCCAACGCGTTTCGTATCTACATCGCGCTGACCAACGCGGCGCGCGAGGGCGCATATTATGCTGCGCTGCCGGATGGAACGTCGGCGACGGTCTGCTCGCGTGTGCAGGAATCGCTGTCCGGCACACTGACGGTGGCGTGCGGCGATGTGACGGTCAGCTATCCAGCGCTCAGCGGAACAATCACGTGCGCCGGCGGCTCTGCCGCCGCAGGTTGCCCGGTGCGCGTCGCGGTCGCCTACAGTCTGACCCCGTATTTCGCCGGCATCATCGGCTTCTCGACGATTCCGCTGATGGGGCAGGCTGACATGATGGTTTTGACGACCGGGAATTAG
- a CDS encoding putative DNA binding domain-containing protein, with amino-acid sequence MPQPIHFEKGATQTVAFVPGADATAIAETMVAFANAEGGSLFIGMSADGRIHDLSGEDVDASVTRAQSLCRPPVRSEWQRVETPAGFAIGITIARSPELHSLADGRVLIRAGAENRPLAGSEIRQLAATKGSGDFEAELVPAARRADLSDALIKEYIAKREEKQRRRFAQPADEILRDAAFTDEHGNPTVAGLLLLGHNPQALLPQSGLVFVRFPGTQPTSGEKAGYGRREEIGGPLPRLTEEAWDLIHQEMRVGAVVTGLRRQETTEYPPFAVREALINAVAHRDYRLGGRRIEVRMFDDRLEIISPGGLAGYITVDNIVEEHFSRNPRIVHGLFQWGYIEELGLGVDKMIDDMLAAGHPPPKFKPAPYSFTVILSNQKQRAPMPTWQKNISERQKRAVQYVQENGRITNREYQQLCPDVSAETLRIDLADLVDKGLLIRIGDKKGTYYMLK; translated from the coding sequence ATGCCCCAGCCGATCCATTTTGAGAAAGGCGCGACGCAGACCGTCGCCTTTGTGCCCGGCGCCGACGCGACCGCCATCGCCGAGACGATGGTCGCCTTCGCCAATGCCGAGGGCGGCAGCCTGTTCATCGGCATGAGCGCCGACGGCCGCATCCACGACCTGTCCGGCGAGGATGTCGACGCCTCCGTCACGCGCGCGCAGTCGCTCTGCCGCCCGCCGGTGCGCTCCGAGTGGCAGCGCGTCGAGACGCCGGCCGGCTTCGCCATCGGCATCACCATCGCGCGCAGCCCCGAATTGCACTCGCTGGCCGACGGCCGCGTGCTGATCCGCGCCGGCGCGGAGAACCGGCCGCTGGCCGGCTCCGAGATCCGCCAACTGGCGGCGACCAAGGGCAGCGGCGATTTCGAAGCGGAACTGGTGCCTGCCGCGCGCCGCGCCGATCTCAGCGACGCCCTCATCAAGGAGTACATCGCCAAGCGCGAGGAGAAGCAGCGCCGTCGCTTTGCCCAGCCCGCCGACGAGATCCTGCGCGACGCCGCGTTCACCGACGAGCACGGCAACCCGACCGTGGCCGGATTGCTGCTGCTCGGGCACAACCCGCAAGCGCTCCTGCCGCAGAGCGGGCTCGTCTTCGTGCGCTTCCCCGGCACCCAGCCGACCTCCGGCGAGAAAGCCGGTTACGGCCGCCGCGAGGAGATCGGCGGCCCCCTGCCGCGCCTGACCGAAGAGGCGTGGGACTTGATTCACCAGGAGATGCGCGTCGGCGCCGTCGTCACCGGCCTGCGCCGGCAGGAGACGACCGAGTACCCGCCGTTCGCCGTGCGCGAGGCGCTGATCAACGCCGTGGCGCACCGCGACTACCGGCTGGGCGGTCGGCGCATCGAGGTGCGCATGTTCGACGACCGGCTGGAGATCATCAGCCCCGGCGGGCTGGCCGGCTACATCACCGTGGACAACATTGTCGAGGAGCACTTCTCGCGCAACCCGCGCATCGTGCACGGCCTGTTCCAGTGGGGCTACATCGAGGAGCTCGGGCTCGGCGTGGACAAGATGATCGACGACATGCTGGCCGCCGGGCACCCGCCGCCCAAGTTCAAGCCCGCGCCGTACTCGTTCACCGTGATCCTGTCGAACCAGAAACAGCGCGCGCCGATGCCGACCTGGCAGAAGAACATCAGCGAGCGCCAGAAGCGCGCCGTGCAGTACGTGCAGGAGAACGGGCGCATCACCAATCGCGAGTACCAGCAACTGTGCCCCGACGTCAGCGCCGAGACGCTGCGCATCGATCTGGCCGACCTGGTCGACAAGGGCCTGCTGATCCGCATCGGCGACAAGAAGGGCACCTATTACATGCTGAAATGA
- a CDS encoding phosphotransferase family protein yields the protein MTLPPLVDEANLQAYLDRALSPSEAPVRAERIDAGHSNLTFFVSRGAEQYVLRRPPRPPYLPTAHDVAREYRVIAGLTAAHFPVPQPILLCEDTAVIGAPFYLMQRIEGAVVRNKLPAALSGPAERAALADELIRALVALHTVDYTAAGLGTLGKPDGYIARQVKRWVGQLDGARTRDLPDLDAVSAWLQGHIPESPAATIVHGDFRLDNAIYASRPPVKLLAVLDWEMSTLGDPLADLGYLLSFWREPGEAPTTPLPDDMGDVTASGGFPGRAEVAARYEELSGRKVANLNFYIVLAIWKLAILLEGSYKRHQLGTTDDPFFAMLDTGVPALARRARAMI from the coding sequence ATGACCCTGCCCCCGCTCGTGGATGAAGCGAACCTGCAAGCGTACCTCGACCGCGCGCTGTCGCCGAGCGAGGCGCCGGTCCGCGCGGAACGGATCGATGCGGGACACTCGAACCTGACGTTCTTCGTCTCGCGCGGCGCGGAGCAGTACGTCCTGCGCCGCCCGCCGCGCCCGCCGTACCTGCCGACCGCGCACGACGTGGCGCGCGAGTACCGCGTCATCGCGGGGCTGACGGCGGCGCACTTTCCGGTCCCGCAACCGATCCTGTTGTGCGAAGACACGGCGGTCATCGGCGCGCCGTTCTACCTGATGCAGCGCATCGAGGGCGCGGTCGTGCGCAACAAGCTGCCGGCAGCTCTGAGCGGCCCGGCGGAACGCGCCGCGCTCGCCGATGAGTTGATTCGCGCGCTGGTTGCCCTGCACACGGTGGACTACACGGCGGCCGGCCTCGGCACGCTGGGCAAGCCCGATGGCTACATCGCGCGGCAGGTCAAGCGCTGGGTCGGCCAACTGGACGGCGCGCGTACCCGCGACCTGCCCGACCTCGACGCCGTGAGCGCGTGGCTGCAAGGCCACATCCCGGAATCGCCTGCCGCGACGATCGTGCACGGCGACTTCCGGCTCGACAACGCGATCTACGCCAGCCGGCCGCCGGTCAAGCTGCTGGCGGTGCTCGACTGGGAGATGTCCACGCTCGGCGATCCGCTGGCCGACCTGGGCTACCTGCTGTCGTTCTGGCGCGAGCCGGGCGAGGCGCCAACAACGCCGCTGCCCGACGACATGGGCGATGTAACGGCCTCGGGCGGCTTCCCGGGCCGCGCGGAGGTCGCCGCGCGCTACGAGGAACTGAGCGGCCGCAAGGTCGCCAACCTCAATTTCTACATCGTGCTGGCGATCTGGAAGCTGGCGATCCTGCTGGAAGGCAGCTATAAGCGCCATCAGCTCGGCACGACCGACGACCCGTTCTTCGCGATGCTGGATACCGGCGTGCCGGCCCTCGCCCGCCGCGCGCGCGCGATGATCTAA
- a CDS encoding nucleotidyltransferase family protein — translation MNITAQGSRTASTRGRSDLNRFRRILKRHMPDLENRYNVRSLGIFGSYVRGEQRKRSDLDVLVEFAKSPDLFEFTALADDLEHLLGVKVDLVSRNGLQGRLAERILSEVVPV, via the coding sequence ATGAACATAACGGCGCAAGGAAGCCGCACGGCGTCAACACGTGGACGGTCCGATCTGAACCGATTCAGACGAATCCTGAAGCGGCACATGCCTGATTTGGAGAACCGCTACAACGTCCGGTCGCTAGGCATCTTCGGATCGTATGTTAGGGGCGAACAGCGGAAGCGTAGTGATCTGGACGTGCTGGTCGAATTCGCCAAATCGCCCGACCTGTTCGAGTTCACGGCATTGGCCGACGACCTCGAGCACCTGTTGGGCGTTAAGGTGGATTTGGTCAGCCGGAACGGCCTGCAAGGCCGCTTGGCAGAGCGCATCTTAAGCGAGGTTGTGCCGGTATGA
- a CDS encoding DUF86 domain-containing protein produces MSAARRHLDYLRDIADMMGTVVELTDAMTFEQFATDKRTALAVRKAIEIIGEAAKHLPPSFRDRHDAIPWKQMAGMRDRLIHAYWGINIDILWATATEVIPSLRPRIALVLEQELAREQRARPAPDDT; encoded by the coding sequence ATGAGTGCCGCGCGCCGCCATCTCGACTACCTGCGGGACATCGCCGACATGATGGGCACCGTTGTCGAGTTGACCGATGCGATGACGTTTGAGCAGTTTGCGACTGACAAACGCACGGCTTTGGCCGTCAGAAAGGCAATCGAGATCATCGGCGAAGCCGCCAAGCATCTGCCACCGTCCTTCCGCGATCGGCACGATGCAATCCCCTGGAAACAAATGGCTGGCATGCGCGATCGGTTAATCCACGCTTACTGGGGCATCAACATTGACATTTTGTGGGCAACGGCAACCGAAGTGATTCCCAGCCTGCGCCCGCGCATCGCACTAGTCCTGGAACAGGAGCTGGCACGCGAACAGCGCGCGCGGCCGGCGCCAGATGATACGTGA
- a CDS encoding amidohydrolase: MTTLYAEKQAAFDWIEANRARLSGFCEQIWNYAETAFREYKSARAYCDLLRAEGFTVEEGSAEMPTAFVATYGNGGPVLATFSEYDAVPENSQERVPYPSPRAGLNRWAAGHTDPHSSLGTSALIGALAAKAMMVKYGLHGTLKLFGEPAEKVCGSKPVHAAKGYYDGLDAAVVYHPNASNSVVWETHSGSYWSAAFVFECIDPEEWIDQRLLPNTSTSHAAARCPAAIDALCLMYTLTKYSKEAMFPHTGTWTLNENIMVGGQCTSDNLPPRLAVIQYSWRSPTLDIQERVFQVLAQNARQVAGATGCVASVRWITKTRVGLPNLAISDLAYRNLELVGAPQFGDEARTFARAIQKNLGFEPMDDPFIADNQTLTPPPELEARVRQGLPPWQLNFTSDDYVEYTWHAPTVRLYTARPRLKAPKPGYTYPAWVNNAMGGVPACIDPGMFVAGKTIAATMLDLLKSPDELAKAQAEFRERTGGGVGGSQWVAPLLARDFPPPVELRWPEYVQTPRGEEWWVPTVTHESAYVKL; the protein is encoded by the coding sequence ATGACCACGTTGTATGCCGAGAAGCAGGCTGCGTTCGATTGGATCGAAGCCAACCGAGCGCGCCTTTCCGGCTTCTGCGAGCAGATCTGGAACTATGCGGAGACGGCGTTCCGCGAGTACAAGTCCGCGCGCGCGTATTGCGATCTGCTGCGCGCCGAAGGGTTCACCGTCGAGGAAGGCTCCGCCGAGATGCCGACGGCGTTCGTCGCGACGTACGGCAACGGCGGGCCGGTGCTGGCGACGTTCTCCGAATACGACGCCGTGCCGGAGAACTCGCAGGAGCGCGTGCCGTACCCGTCGCCGCGCGCCGGCCTGAACCGCTGGGCGGCCGGGCACACCGACCCGCACTCGTCGCTCGGCACGAGCGCGCTGATCGGTGCGCTGGCCGCCAAGGCGATGATGGTCAAATACGGGCTGCACGGCACGCTCAAGCTGTTCGGCGAGCCGGCGGAGAAGGTCTGCGGTTCCAAGCCGGTACACGCCGCCAAGGGGTATTACGACGGGCTCGACGCGGCGGTCGTCTATCACCCCAATGCCAGCAACTCCGTAGTGTGGGAAACACACAGCGGCTCGTACTGGAGCGCGGCGTTCGTCTTTGAGTGCATCGATCCGGAGGAGTGGATCGACCAGCGCCTGCTGCCGAACACGAGCACCTCGCACGCGGCGGCGCGCTGTCCGGCGGCGATCGACGCGCTGTGCCTGATGTATACGCTGACCAAGTACAGCAAGGAGGCGATGTTCCCGCACACCGGCACCTGGACGCTCAACGAGAACATCATGGTTGGCGGGCAGTGCACCTCGGACAACCTGCCGCCGCGCCTGGCGGTCATCCAGTACTCGTGGCGCTCGCCGACGCTCGACATCCAGGAGCGCGTATTCCAGGTGCTGGCGCAGAACGCGCGGCAGGTCGCCGGCGCGACCGGCTGCGTCGCCTCGGTGCGCTGGATCACGAAGACGCGCGTCGGCCTGCCGAACCTGGCGATCTCCGACCTGGCCTACCGCAACCTGGAACTGGTCGGCGCGCCCCAGTTTGGAGACGAGGCGCGCACCTTCGCCCGCGCGATCCAGAAGAATCTCGGCTTCGAGCCGATGGACGACCCGTTCATTGCCGACAACCAGACGCTGACGCCGCCGCCCGAACTGGAAGCGCGCGTGCGCCAGGGCCTGCCGCCGTGGCAGCTCAACTTCACGTCGGATGATTATGTGGAATACACCTGGCACGCGCCGACCGTGCGGCTCTACACGGCGCGGCCGCGCCTGAAGGCGCCCAAGCCCGGTTACACGTACCCGGCATGGGTGAACAACGCGATGGGCGGCGTGCCGGCCTGCATCGATCCCGGCATGTTCGTCGCGGGCAAGACGATCGCCGCGACGATGCTCGATCTGCTCAAGTCCCCGGACGAGCTCGCCAAAGCGCAAGCCGAGTTCCGCGAGCGGACGGGTGGCGGCGTGGGCGGCAGCCAGTGGGTCGCGCCGCTGTTGGCGCGCGATTTCCCGCCGCCGGTCGAATTACGCTGGCCGGAGTACGTGCAGACGCCGCGCGGCGAGGAGTGGTGGGTGCCGACGGTGACGCACGAATCGGCCTACGTGAAGCTGTAG
- the gcvPB gene encoding aminomethyl-transferring glycine dehydrogenase subunit GcvPB produces MNEPLIFELSSPGRTGVHLPALDVPETPLPAGFVRAELPLPEVSEIDVVRHFTHLSTKNFSVDTVFYPLGSCTMKYNPKINDVIAGQAGFARIHPYQAESTVQGALRMMYELQEQLAEIAGHAGATLQPAAGAHGELTGVLMIHGYHKSRGDTKRTKIIVPDSSHGTNPATAAMVGYSVVTVKADAHGNVDVDALKALLDDTVAGMMITNPSTVGLFDQHIEQINRLVHAAGGLVYGDGANMNALLGICKPGEVGFDILHYNLHKTFGVPHGGGGPGACGTSVSKALAPFLPAPVVAFKDGRYTLDNDRPLSIGRVRAFHGNFANLVRGYAYIRSHGEDGLREVSQIAVLNANYIKERLKGAYDLPFDRTCYHEVVFSGKRQAKNNVRTLDIAKRLIDFGIHPPTVYFPLVVEEALMVEPTETESKETIDRFCEVMLQIAREAEENPELVRSAPHTTPVSRLDEATAARKPDLCWRPA; encoded by the coding sequence ATGAACGAACCGCTGATTTTCGAACTGTCGTCGCCCGGCCGCACGGGCGTGCACCTGCCGGCGCTCGACGTGCCGGAAACGCCGCTGCCCGCCGGTTTCGTGCGCGCCGAGCTGCCGCTGCCGGAGGTGAGCGAAATCGATGTGGTGCGCCACTTCACGCACCTGTCCACCAAGAACTTCAGCGTGGATACCGTGTTCTATCCGCTCGGCTCGTGCACGATGAAGTACAACCCGAAGATCAACGACGTCATCGCCGGGCAGGCGGGCTTTGCGCGCATTCACCCGTACCAGGCTGAGAGCACCGTGCAGGGCGCGCTGCGCATGATGTACGAACTGCAGGAGCAGCTCGCCGAGATCGCAGGGCACGCGGGCGCGACGCTGCAGCCGGCGGCAGGCGCGCACGGCGAACTGACCGGCGTGCTGATGATCCACGGCTATCACAAGTCGCGCGGCGACACGAAGCGCACCAAAATTATCGTGCCGGATAGCTCGCACGGCACCAACCCGGCGACCGCCGCGATGGTCGGCTACAGCGTCGTCACCGTCAAGGCGGACGCCCACGGCAACGTGGACGTGGACGCGCTGAAGGCGCTGCTCGACGACACGGTCGCGGGCATGATGATCACCAATCCGTCGACGGTTGGCCTTTTCGACCAGCACATCGAGCAGATCAATCGACTGGTGCACGCGGCGGGCGGCCTGGTGTACGGCGACGGCGCGAACATGAACGCCCTGCTCGGCATCTGCAAGCCGGGCGAGGTCGGCTTCGACATCCTGCACTACAACCTGCACAAGACGTTCGGCGTGCCGCACGGCGGCGGCGGGCCGGGCGCGTGCGGCACAAGCGTTTCCAAGGCGCTGGCGCCGTTCCTGCCGGCGCCGGTCGTCGCATTCAAGGATGGCCGCTACACGCTCGACAACGACCGGCCGCTGTCGATCGGCCGGGTGCGCGCGTTCCACGGCAACTTCGCCAACCTGGTGCGCGGCTACGCGTACATCCGCTCACACGGCGAGGACGGCCTGCGCGAGGTGAGCCAGATCGCCGTGCTGAACGCGAACTACATCAAGGAGCGCCTCAAGGGCGCGTACGACCTGCCGTTCGACCGCACCTGCTACCACGAGGTCGTCTTTTCCGGCAAGCGCCAGGCGAAGAACAACGTGCGCACGCTCGACATCGCCAAGCGGCTGATCGACTTCGGCATTCACCCGCCGACGGTCTACTTCCCGCTGGTCGTCGAGGAAGCGCTGATGGTCGAGCCGACCGAGACGGAGAGCAAGGAGACGATCGACCGCTTCTGCGAGGTGATGCTGCAGATCGCGCGCGAGGCCGAGGAGAACCCCGAGCTCGTGCGCTCTGCGCCGCACACCACGCCGGTCTCGCGGCTGGACGAGGCGACGGCAGCGCGCAAGCCGGACCTCTGCTGGCGACCGGCGTAA
- a CDS encoding alanine--glyoxylate aminotransferase family protein: MPERDLLMIPGPTMVDPAVLRAISAPVVAYNSPEFVEIAGSSLEDLRWLLGGPNGKSFAFAGSGTLALEWAAVNWIEPGDKVLVLVVGYFGVHFQQIAACQGADLTVLHSAPGDTVPLDQVEAALKQGGYKLLEVTHVDTSTGVMNDIPALAQLAHRYGALLMVDGVCAAGGMDVQCDAWGVDVYMTGSQKALGMPPGMGIAWAGARAIAVATARKTRTPSFYLDLKSWLVLVDNLTARRGAGFLHTPPINMYYALREALNLIKREGLEKRIQRHALLSRAYKAGIEAMGLKPVPVRPEVAAPTLTCTYYPPGVDGALIPRVKAQGVTIAIGFFTPPVAPYFRVGHMGTVTASDVLATLGAIETALRALEHDVEPGASAAAALRVLAA; this comes from the coding sequence ATGCCCGAACGTGATCTGCTGATGATTCCCGGCCCGACGATGGTCGATCCGGCCGTGCTGCGCGCCATCTCCGCGCCCGTGGTTGCATATAACTCGCCGGAGTTTGTCGAGATCGCCGGCAGCAGCCTCGAAGACTTGCGCTGGCTGCTGGGCGGCCCGAACGGCAAGTCGTTCGCCTTCGCCGGCTCCGGCACGCTGGCGCTCGAATGGGCCGCGGTCAACTGGATCGAGCCCGGCGACAAGGTGCTCGTGCTGGTCGTCGGGTACTTCGGCGTGCACTTCCAGCAGATCGCCGCCTGCCAGGGGGCGGACCTGACCGTCTTGCACTCCGCGCCGGGTGACACCGTGCCGCTGGATCAGGTCGAGGCGGCGCTCAAGCAGGGCGGTTATAAGTTGCTTGAGGTCACGCACGTGGACACCTCGACCGGCGTGATGAACGACATCCCGGCGCTGGCGCAACTGGCGCACCGCTATGGCGCGCTGCTGATGGTGGACGGCGTCTGCGCGGCGGGCGGCATGGACGTGCAGTGCGACGCCTGGGGCGTCGACGTATACATGACCGGCTCGCAAAAGGCGCTCGGCATGCCGCCGGGCATGGGCATCGCCTGGGCCGGCGCGCGCGCGATCGCCGTGGCGACGGCGCGCAAGACCCGGACGCCGAGCTTCTATCTCGACCTCAAGTCGTGGCTGGTGCTGGTGGACAATCTCACTGCGCGGCGGGGGGCCGGGTTCCTGCACACGCCGCCGATCAACATGTATTACGCTCTGCGCGAGGCGCTCAACCTGATCAAGCGCGAGGGACTGGAGAAACGCATCCAGCGCCACGCGCTCCTGAGCCGCGCGTACAAGGCCGGCATCGAGGCGATGGGCCTCAAGCCGGTGCCGGTGCGCCCGGAAGTCGCCGCGCCGACGCTGACCTGCACGTACTACCCGCCGGGTGTGGACGGGGCGCTGATCCCGCGCGTCAAGGCGCAGGGTGTGACGATTGCCATTGGCTTCTTCACGCCGCCGGTCGCGCCGTACTTCCGCGTCGGGCACATGGGCACCGTGACCGCGAGCGACGTGCTCGCCACGCTCGGCGCGATCGAGACGGCGCTGCGCGCCCTGGAGCACGACGTGGAGCCCGGCGCCAGCGCCGCGGCGGCCCTGCGCGTGCTGGCGGCGTAG